A region from the Hypomesus transpacificus isolate Combined female chromosome 11, fHypTra1, whole genome shotgun sequence genome encodes:
- the tmem254 gene encoding transmembrane protein 254, whose translation MAKSDGCDYFKRTSLFWIITVTLSMGYFTCVVFMPEHVPYDNLGPLGSLSKYLVHNHHELMVQGWWAAWAIHVFEALVAMRICRAKGIAGPTTRLLWFVQTILFGFASLGLLIKYKPDRLKHQ comes from the exons ATGGCAAAAAGTGATGGGTGCGATTATTTTAAGAGGACCAGTCTTTTCTGGATAATTACAGTAACGCTTTCAATGGGATACTTCACT TGTGTAGTCTTCATGCCGGAACATGTCCCTTATGACAACCTGGGCCCACTCGGCTCGCTATCCAAATACCTGGTGCACAACCATCATGAACTCATGGTACAAGG TTGGTGGGCAGCCTGGGCCATCCATGTATTTGAAGCTCTTGTTGCCATGAGGATCTGTAG AGCAAAAGGGATTGCCGGACCAACGACTCGCTTACTTTGGTTTGTCCAAACGATACTGTTTGGCTTTGCTTCGCTGGGCCTGCTCATCAAGTACAAGCCTGACCGGCTTAAACACCAGTGA
- the LOC124473754 gene encoding L-threo-3-hydroxyaspartate ammonia-lyase, protein MNFAAQFFYANYLSDGFSPKELGSHDGEESDPFWQSEEERQSARKASTKGPTSSKTSHVCNGALSRRATLIEPERLKDFGEEDLLNGDVKTWEIKVEGTPEIQLKDPPKTSKKRDSESKAVPKPTSEYLRFEDISAAAFKIQSGIQKTPCTYSRLSKQYGMEIYLKKEHLHYTGSAKERGVLYLLSSLTLEQQKKGVIVATDCNFSMAVAHHAVELKIPVFVIMPASCSPPRLRTYRDYGAMVISYGSTARDSLNHARHLAKENGYLCLEEDDSAVYLAGLGTMGMEIHEQVSKLDAVIVPAGGQCGLLAGTAVAIKHLNSRIMVIGVEPEGYPLLLQSLKIDSPVKDMHITPNNKLYGDLVEHSLGTHNFQLAKKLVDKVISVSEEDSLVAMLRFQEFERATVDTEGAMGLAAILAGQLPELKGKKVAVVVSSANMELDLVRQCVDRALVLDDRVSKFTVQLGDFPGDMAKLLDMLAREDVRLLDVCHRSHGDRADLFKVQVECVVETRDKSQASQLRRTLSERYPTLRWLDR, encoded by the exons ATGAACTTTGCGGCCCAGTTTTTCTACGCCAACTACTTGAGCGATGGCTTCTCACCAAAGGAACTTGGGTCCCACGATGGAGAGGAGTCTGACCCCTTCTGGCAGAG tgaggAGGAGCGCCAGAGCGCCAGGAAGGCCAGCACAAAGGGGCCCACCTCGAGCAAGACCAGCCACGTCTGCAACGGCGCCCTGAGCCGCCGCGCCACGCTCATCGAGCCAGAGCGCCTCAAGGACTTTGGGGAAGAGGATCTCCTGAACGGCGACGTGAAGACCTGGGAGATCAAGGTCGAAGGCACCCCGGAGATTCAACTAAAGGACCCCCCCAAAACCAGCAAGAAAAGAGACAGTGAAAGCAAAGCTGTCCCCAAGCCTACATCCGAGTACCTCCGCTTTGAGGACATTAGTGCTGCTGCCTTCAAAATACAGTCGGGGATACAGAAGACCCCCTGCACG TACTCCAGACTATCCAAACAGTATGGGATGGAGATCTACCTGAAGAAGGAACACCTCCACTACACAGGCTCGGCCAAGGAAAGAGGAGTGCTctacctgctctcctccctcacgCTG gaGCAACAGAAGAAGGGTGTGATCGTGGCTACAGACTGTAACTTCTCCATGGCCGTGGCCCATCACGCCGTGGAGCTGAAGATCCCTGTGTTCGTCATCATGCCGGCCAGCTGTTCCCCGCCGCGCCTCAGGACCTACAGAGACTACGGTGCCATGGTCATCTCTTACGGCAGCACGGCCAGGGACTCCCTCAACCATGCCCGCCACCTGGCCAAGGAGAACGGATACCTCTGTCTGGAAGA GGATGACAGTGCTGTATACCTGGCAGGTCTGGGAACAATGGGCATGGAGATCCATGAGCAGGTGTCCAAACTAGATGCTGTCATTGTGCCTGCTGGTGGGCAGTGTGGCTTACTGGCTGGCACAGCGGTCGCCATCAAACACCTCAACTCACGCATCATGGTCATT GGAGTGGAACCAGAAGGATATCCTCTTCTACTACAATCCCTTAAAATAGACAGTCCAGTCAAAGACATGCACATCACTCCCAACAATAAGCTCTATGGAG ACCTGGTTGAACACTCACTGGGTACCCACAACTTCCAGCTGGCTAAGAAACTAGTGGATAAAGTCATCTCAGTCAG CGAGGAGGACTCCCTGGTAGCCATGTTGAGGTTCCAGGAGTTTGAGCGTGCCACTGTGGACACAGAGGGAGCGATGGGACTGGCGGCCATTTTGGCCGGCCAACTACCTGAGCTGAAGGGCAAAAA GGTTGCTGTGGTGGTGAGCAGCGCCAACATGGAGCTGGACCTGGTCCGGCAGTGTGTGGATCGGGCATTGGTTCTGGATGACCGGGTCAGCAAGTTTACAGTACAGTTGGGAGACTTCCCAGGAGACATGGCCAAGCTACTGGACATGCTGGCCCGAGAGGATGTCAG gTTGTTGGATGTTTGCCACAGGAGCCACGGCGACAGAGCAGATCTCTTCAAGGTTCAG gtggagtgtgtggtggAAACCAGGGATAAGAGCCAGGCTAGCCAGCTCCGCAGAACTCTGTCTGAGCGCTATCCCACACTACGCTGGCTGGACCGGTGA
- the LOC124473886 gene encoding placenta-specific protein 9-like produces MTRPFTSTLGLLMLLIGFAVAGPAESNLLPRTVRASACQEHGSLHNRLDVVEKRVEETVSKLETELALLLDAIESPEWSPLLDTRGKPEVDILDGQGEKGGS; encoded by the exons ATGACCCgccccttcacctccacccttGGGCTCCTCATGCTCCTCATTGGCTTCGCAGTGGCAG gaCCTGCTGAGTCGAACCTCCTGCCCAGGACTGTCCGGGCGAGTGCCTGTCAGGAACATGGATCTCTCCATAACAGACTGGATGTAGTCGAGAAG CGTGTGGAAGAAACCGTCAGCAAATTGGAGACAGAGCTGGCTCTTCTGCTGGATGCCATTGAATCCCCTGAGTGGAGCCCCCTGCTGGACACCAGAGGCAAACCTGAGGTGGACATCCTGGatggtcagggagagaaaggaggctcCTAA